A single genomic interval of Bacillus sp. es.036 harbors:
- a CDS encoding glycoside hydrolase family 15 protein produces MNQQQLHSVLESMRLPNGAYVASTSDDYDYVWIRDVCYAVMPYLNSKCSRYEKAYNALLTLLRKYEWKLDIHTEQKPHYLHEYIHARYTRNLEEIPVEWGHAQNDAVGIMLFGIGQGIQNGKPMLRDKVDQRIVQKLVDYLECLEYWKSPDNGMWEENVELHASSVGACVAGLKAVKTLVNVPSYMIEEGEKALDKLLPCESETKETDLALLSLIYPLNVVSREQAIQIVDRVTERLERERGIIRYENDVYYNEGSEAEWCFGFPWLGLCYEQLGELDKMSEYWSKTMSITPESGKIPELYIGGTNIPNKNTPLAWSISMAYQLQVRMNEMQENVS; encoded by the coding sequence ATGAATCAACAGCAGCTGCACAGTGTACTTGAAAGTATGCGACTACCCAACGGAGCTTATGTTGCAAGTACATCGGATGATTACGACTACGTTTGGATCAGAGATGTATGCTATGCGGTTATGCCATATTTAAATTCGAAATGTTCACGATATGAAAAAGCGTACAATGCTTTACTCACACTACTTAGAAAATATGAGTGGAAGCTTGATATTCATACGGAACAAAAGCCACATTATTTACATGAATACATTCATGCACGTTATACAAGAAATTTAGAAGAAATTCCCGTCGAATGGGGACATGCGCAAAATGATGCAGTTGGTATTATGTTATTCGGAATCGGTCAAGGAATTCAAAATGGTAAGCCGATGTTAAGAGACAAAGTAGACCAGCGTATCGTTCAAAAACTTGTAGATTATCTAGAATGTCTCGAATACTGGAAAAGCCCTGATAATGGTATGTGGGAAGAAAATGTAGAATTACATGCGTCAAGCGTTGGAGCGTGTGTAGCGGGACTAAAAGCCGTTAAAACTCTCGTTAACGTACCGTCATATATGATTGAGGAAGGTGAAAAAGCTTTAGATAAACTTTTGCCTTGTGAAAGTGAAACGAAAGAAACGGATTTAGCTCTTTTATCATTAATTTATCCTTTAAATGTTGTATCAAGAGAACAAGCGATCCAAATTGTGGACCGGGTCACAGAACGGCTTGAGCGAGAACGAGGCATTATAAGGTATGAAAATGATGTGTATTATAACGAAGGTAGCGAAGCGGAATGGTGTTTTGGATTCCCGTGGTTAGGTCTTTGCTATGAGCAGCTAGGAGAACTTGATAAAATGAGTGAATACTGGTCGAAAACGATGAGTATAACACCTGAAAGTGGAAAAATTCCTGAACTTTATATTGGCGGTACGAATATTCCAAATAAAAACACACCGCTAGCTTGGTCTATTTCCATGGCTTATCAACTTCAAGTACGGATGAATGAAATGCAAGAGAATGTATCTTAA
- the glgB gene encoding 1,4-alpha-glucan branching protein GlgB, protein MTVSMPTEYDRYLFHQGNLFQAYRSMGAHLREEDGRFGVRFTVWAPHAVVVAVTGNFNQWDTTSHRMEKVEESGLWSLFVEHLSENELYKYAVETTAGETLMKSDPYAFYSELKPKTASIVKKIDHFDWHDTKWMAKRKKTAPYDGPLSIYEVHPGSWRRKKDGSYYSYKDLMHELIPYVKEHGYTHIELMPVMEHPFDRSWGYQITGYFSVTSRFGEPDDLKAFIDKCHQEDIGVILDWVPAHFCKDAHGLGQFDGGPVFEPSDPARAERHNWGTYNFDYSKPEVVSFLISNAVFWFDYYHIDGLRVDAVSQMLLYHHDHESGGVEGENSAAKEFIQKLNRTIFEQFPNALMMAEESTDYPLVSAPIHEGGLGFNYKWNMGWMNDVLKYMELHMDDRKHHHNLLTFSFFYAFSENYLLPLSHDEVVHGKKSLLNKMPGDYWQKFANLRTLYGYMMAHPGKKLLFMGGEFGQFVEWKDLSELDWLLFDYDMHRKMNAYVKELNHFYLDSRAMWRIDHESEGFEWIDANDNAQSVLTFMRKGKAKGDCDIAIINFSPNVYYDYRIGVPSTGTYIEMFNSDQEKYGGSGQLNADELQSEKTPYHNQPYSLMLKVPPLGIVVLGKKNKSNLERRNRYV, encoded by the coding sequence ATGACTGTATCTATGCCGACAGAGTATGATCGGTATCTATTTCATCAGGGAAATTTATTTCAGGCTTATCGTTCAATGGGCGCCCATTTAAGGGAAGAAGATGGACGGTTTGGAGTCAGGTTTACAGTCTGGGCTCCTCATGCTGTAGTAGTAGCCGTAACAGGGAATTTTAATCAATGGGATACCACATCGCATCGTATGGAAAAAGTGGAAGAGTCAGGACTATGGTCGTTATTTGTAGAACACTTATCAGAAAATGAGCTCTACAAATATGCTGTCGAAACAACTGCAGGGGAGACGCTCATGAAGTCTGATCCTTATGCTTTCTATTCGGAACTGAAACCGAAGACGGCTTCCATCGTAAAAAAAATTGATCATTTTGACTGGCATGATACGAAGTGGATGGCGAAACGAAAGAAAACTGCCCCATATGATGGGCCGCTATCCATTTATGAAGTTCATCCTGGTTCCTGGCGTAGGAAAAAAGATGGTTCCTATTATTCCTATAAGGATCTGATGCATGAATTGATTCCTTATGTGAAGGAACATGGGTATACCCACATTGAACTAATGCCGGTAATGGAGCATCCATTTGATCGCTCGTGGGGTTATCAAATTACAGGGTATTTTTCGGTCACAAGTCGATTTGGTGAGCCTGATGATTTAAAGGCGTTTATCGATAAGTGTCATCAGGAAGATATTGGCGTGATTCTTGATTGGGTGCCTGCTCATTTTTGTAAAGATGCCCACGGGCTCGGTCAGTTTGACGGCGGGCCGGTATTTGAACCGTCTGATCCGGCTCGAGCGGAACGGCATAATTGGGGAACTTATAATTTCGATTATAGTAAACCTGAAGTGGTCAGTTTTCTTATCTCGAATGCTGTCTTCTGGTTTGACTATTACCATATTGATGGGTTAAGGGTCGATGCAGTTTCACAGATGCTTCTTTATCACCATGACCATGAAAGCGGTGGCGTGGAAGGAGAGAATTCTGCAGCTAAGGAATTTATTCAGAAATTAAATCGAACAATCTTTGAACAATTCCCAAATGCTTTAATGATGGCAGAAGAGTCGACGGATTATCCGTTAGTAAGCGCACCTATTCATGAAGGTGGCCTCGGTTTCAATTATAAATGGAACATGGGATGGATGAATGATGTTCTGAAGTACATGGAGCTTCACATGGATGATCGTAAACACCATCATAACTTGTTAACGTTCTCTTTTTTCTACGCTTTTTCAGAAAACTATTTGTTGCCGCTTTCGCATGATGAAGTGGTACATGGGAAAAAGTCATTACTAAATAAGATGCCAGGTGACTATTGGCAAAAATTCGCTAATCTTCGAACGCTTTATGGGTACATGATGGCTCATCCCGGAAAAAAACTCCTCTTTATGGGAGGAGAATTTGGTCAATTCGTTGAATGGAAAGATTTATCTGAGCTTGACTGGTTGCTTTTTGACTATGACATGCATAGGAAGATGAACGCTTATGTAAAAGAGCTCAATCATTTTTATCTTGATTCAAGGGCAATGTGGCGCATTGATCATGAGTCTGAAGGATTTGAATGGATCGATGCGAACGATAACGCTCAGTCTGTCCTCACCTTTATGAGAAAAGGCAAAGCAAAAGGAGATTGCGATATCGCGATTATTAATTTTTCTCCTAATGTGTACTATGATTATCGGATTGGCGTTCCATCTACTGGAACGTATATTGAAATGTTTAATAGCGATCAAGAAAAGTACGGTGGGTCAGGTCAGTTAAACGCAGACGAATTGCAAAGCGAAAAAACGCCCTATCACAATCAACCTTATAGCCTGATGCTTAAAGTACCACCGCTTGGAATTGTTGTTCTCGGCAAAAAAAATAAAAGCAACCTTGAAAGGAGAAATCGCTATGTCTAA
- a CDS encoding glucose-1-phosphate adenylyltransferase: MSKKRCVAMLLAGGQGTRLGKLTTRLAKPAVPFGGKYRIIDFTLSNCSNSGIDTVGVLTQYQPYILNSYIGIGSSWDLDRKNGGVSVLPPYMGQKGGEWYRGTANAIYQNMYYIKQYDPEYVLVISGDHIYKMDYSEMLDYHEQRDADATIAVLEVPWNEASRFGIMNTDDEDRIVEFQEKPAEPKTNLASMGIYIFNWKTLQKYLTEDEQTPGSSNDFGKDIIPAMIEDEKNVFAYSFNGYWKDVGTLQSLWEANMDLLDDDPALILNDPAWKIYSVNPNQPPQYIAPQAKVTRSLVNEGCVVYGDVYRSVLFYGVHVGLGSTIRNSIIMPNVKIGANVTIENAIVESGTVVEDGMSLGSSDGSISLIADGEIVSVPK, translated from the coding sequence ATGTCTAAAAAACGTTGTGTCGCCATGCTACTCGCAGGAGGTCAGGGGACAAGATTAGGAAAATTAACGACTCGTCTTGCGAAGCCTGCCGTTCCGTTCGGAGGTAAATATCGCATTATTGATTTCACACTTAGTAATTGTAGCAATTCCGGTATTGATACGGTTGGCGTTCTTACACAATATCAGCCGTACATACTCAATTCATATATCGGAATTGGCAGTTCATGGGATCTGGACCGAAAAAATGGAGGCGTTTCCGTCCTTCCCCCTTATATGGGCCAAAAGGGTGGCGAGTGGTACCGTGGCACAGCGAATGCGATTTACCAGAACATGTACTATATCAAGCAATATGACCCAGAATATGTTCTTGTTATTTCAGGGGACCACATTTATAAAATGGATTATTCTGAGATGCTTGATTATCATGAGCAGCGTGATGCGGATGCAACGATTGCGGTTCTTGAGGTGCCATGGAATGAAGCAAGTCGCTTCGGTATTATGAATACGGATGACGAAGACCGGATTGTTGAGTTTCAAGAGAAACCAGCTGAACCGAAAACAAATTTAGCATCGATGGGCATTTATATTTTCAATTGGAAAACGCTTCAAAAGTATCTAACAGAAGATGAGCAAACTCCCGGATCATCTAATGACTTTGGTAAAGATATTATTCCAGCCATGATTGAAGACGAAAAGAACGTATTTGCTTACTCATTCAATGGATACTGGAAGGATGTAGGAACGTTACAAAGTTTGTGGGAAGCAAACATGGATCTTCTCGATGATGATCCAGCCTTGATTCTTAATGATCCAGCCTGGAAAATTTATTCGGTAAATCCAAATCAACCACCACAATATATCGCTCCTCAAGCGAAAGTGACACGTTCACTAGTAAATGAAGGGTGCGTTGTCTATGGAGACGTTTATCGATCGGTTCTTTTCTACGGCGTGCACGTTGGACTTGGAAGTACGATTCGAAACTCAATCATTATGCCAAATGTAAAAATTGGAGCAAATGTAACGATCGAAAACGCGATTGTAGAAAGTGGCACTGTAGTAGAAGATGGTATGTCATTAGGGTCAAGTGATGGTTCCATTTCTTTAATTGCTGATGGCGAAATCGTCTCGGTACCAAAATAG